A window of the Scytonema millei VB511283 genome harbors these coding sequences:
- a CDS encoding alpha/beta fold hydrolase, producing MTVTQSTDLASTQPASVMGGEVREFPWSWQGQSLKLVYETLGQGTPVLLLPAFSTVSTRGEMAQLAKLLSPHFQAVAIDWLGFGASSRLPLDYRPELYQQLLKDFVNSTFETPIIVIAAGHAAGYAMQLAATQPQAFSKIVLVAPTWRGPLTTMGVNKQVAGTVRQAVRSPVLGQALYKVNTTPGFLRYMYGSHVYADKTKLTDDFIQQKWEITQQPGARFAPAAFVTGNLDPVQQREDFLNWFQGSIPVLVVIGEQSPPKSRAEMEALATLPGVQTKTLPGSLGLYEEYAAELAEIVLPFLL from the coding sequence ATGACTGTTACCCAATCGACCGATCTAGCCTCTACTCAACCAGCTAGTGTTATGGGTGGGGAAGTGCGCGAATTTCCCTGGTCTTGGCAAGGACAATCCCTCAAGTTGGTCTACGAAACTCTGGGACAAGGAACGCCCGTTCTACTCTTACCTGCCTTTAGCACCGTTTCTACTAGAGGAGAAATGGCGCAACTGGCAAAGTTATTATCTCCGCATTTTCAAGCTGTAGCGATCGATTGGTTGGGTTTTGGTGCTTCGTCTCGCCTTCCCCTCGATTATCGTCCTGAGTTATATCAGCAATTGTTGAAAGATTTTGTTAATAGCACGTTTGAAACTCCGATTATCGTTATCGCTGCTGGTCATGCTGCTGGTTACGCCATGCAACTTGCAGCGACTCAACCGCAAGCTTTCTCTAAAATTGTCTTAGTTGCACCTACTTGGCGAGGTCCCTTAACAACAATGGGTGTGAACAAACAAGTCGCTGGGACGGTTAGACAAGCCGTGCGATCGCCCGTTCTCGGTCAGGCTTTGTATAAGGTGAATACCACACCTGGCTTTTTGCGCTACATGTACGGCAGTCACGTCTATGCAGACAAGACAAAGCTGACAGACGATTTCATTCAACAAAAATGGGAAATTACCCAGCAACCAGGGGCGCGATTTGCTCCAGCTGCTTTCGTGACTGGGAATTTAGATCCGGTGCAACAACGAGAAGATTTTCTCAATTGGTTTCAAGGATCTATACCCGTGTTAGTCGTTATTGGGGAACAGTCTCCACCCAAGTCGCGGGCAGAAATGGAAGCTTTGGCAACTTTACCAGGAGTCCAGACAAAGACACTACCAGGTTCGCTGGGTTTGTATGAAGAGTATGCCGCCGAACTAGCAGAGATCGTTTTGCCTTTTCTACTCTAG
- a CDS encoding sensor histidine kinase, giving the protein MGLILLLLEHQENCRLLSEWLAPRYSVILPKVAAQVTEPADLDSQRFDLCILDARALDRFWEWVQAKRTAEKPVFLPFLLVTARQDVGYATRHLWQSIDDLISKPIEKIELQARVEILLRSRQLSLQLQTANQQLQQQIVARQQAEAGEERAIAAQHQSEIQFQRLINSNLIGAIAADLEGNITDANDAFLAMVGYTREDLEQGKIRWDDMTPPEYRDRDRDSIEQLRNTGVCNAFEKEYIRADGSRVPVLIGVTVVERSPRLNCVAFVLDITQHKQAEAEIRNALEKERELNELKSRFVSMVSHEFRNPLNLISGTAQLLVRSSNKLSEPKKQELLQRQQAAVDRLIELLDDVLTLGCAEVGKLEFNPIELELETFCRQLVAEMQLTAKEEHAIAFVSQGECFTAKADKKLLQQILTNLLSNAIKYSPQGGTVSLELICEANKAVFRVKDKGIGIPTQDRQRLFESFHRASNVGGIPGTGLGLAVVKQAVELHQGAIAVESEVGVGTTFTVTLPMDR; this is encoded by the coding sequence CGTTATTCGGTCATTCTACCGAAAGTGGCAGCACAGGTAACTGAGCCAGCAGATTTAGATTCGCAACGCTTTGACCTATGTATCCTTGATGCTAGAGCCTTAGATCGTTTTTGGGAATGGGTACAAGCGAAAAGAACTGCCGAAAAACCAGTTTTTTTACCCTTTTTGCTGGTAACTGCGCGTCAGGATGTAGGATACGCGACTCGGCATTTATGGCAAAGTATCGACGACTTAATTTCTAAACCGATTGAAAAAATAGAGTTACAGGCACGGGTAGAAATTTTACTGCGATCGCGGCAACTTTCACTGCAACTCCAAACTGCAAATCAGCAACTTCAGCAACAAATAGTTGCTCGTCAGCAAGCCGAGGCGGGAGAAGAACGAGCGATCGCCGCCCAGCACCAAAGTGAAATCCAGTTTCAGCGTTTAATTAACTCTAATTTAATTGGGGCGATCGCTGCCGATCTAGAGGGGAACATTACAGATGCCAATGATGCTTTTTTAGCAATGGTCGGTTATACCCGCGAAGACTTAGAGCAGGGAAAGATCCGTTGGGATGATATGACTCCACCAGAGTATCGCGATCGCGATCGCGATTCGATCGAGCAGTTAAGAAATACGGGTGTTTGTAATGCTTTTGAGAAAGAGTATATTCGAGCTGATGGCAGTCGGGTTCCGGTACTAATTGGAGTTACTGTGGTAGAACGCTCTCCCCGTTTAAATTGTGTTGCTTTTGTCCTCGACATTACCCAACACAAGCAAGCAGAAGCAGAAATACGTAATGCGTTAGAAAAAGAACGCGAATTGAACGAATTGAAATCTCGGTTTGTTTCAATGGTTTCGCATGAGTTTCGCAACCCACTGAATTTGATTTCTGGTACAGCTCAATTGCTGGTTCGCAGCAGTAATAAACTATCCGAGCCGAAAAAACAAGAATTGCTCCAACGTCAGCAAGCCGCAGTCGATCGGTTGATCGAACTGTTAGATGATGTACTTACGCTCGGTTGCGCCGAAGTTGGCAAATTAGAGTTTAATCCAATTGAGCTGGAGTTAGAAACATTTTGCCGTCAGTTGGTAGCAGAAATGCAGCTGACAGCCAAAGAAGAACACGCGATCGCATTTGTGTCTCAAGGCGAGTGTTTTACCGCTAAGGCGGATAAAAAGCTGTTGCAGCAAATTTTGACCAATTTACTCTCGAATGCGATCAAATACTCACCTCAAGGCGGAACCGTTAGCCTCGAACTGATCTGTGAAGCAAACAAGGCAGTTTTTCGGGTGAAAGACAAAGGTATCGGGATTCCTACTCAAGATCGGCAAAGGCTGTTTGAATCCTTTCATCGCGCTAGTAATGTTGGTGGTATTCCTGGTACTGGATTGGGACTAGCAGTCGTCAAGCAAGCGGTAGAATTGCACCAAGGCGCGATCGCGGTTGAGAGTGAAGTGGGAGTTGGTACTACATTTACAGTCACTCTGCCGATGGATCGCTAG